The Spirochaeta lutea DNA window TCTTTTCCATAACCTCCTGGGACATGCCGATCCCATCATCACTGATCCGGAGAATTACCTCATCCCCCTTTTTCTGGGTGCTTAATACCAGGGTCCCACCATCCGGCATGGCGTTCATGGCATTCTTCACCATATTGAGGATTGCCTGTTTCATAAACTTCTCATCCATGAGGATATGGCTCAACCCATCCTCTAACTCGGCCTTCACCTGAATACCGGTCTGCTCGAGTTCATACTGCATAAACTTGAGCAAATCTTGAATGAGACAGTTCAAGCAGCCCTCGGATAACGACATATCCATGGGCCGCACCGCAAACAGAAAATCCACTACAATCTTGTTGAGCCGTTCGACTTCCTCGTTAATGACATCCAAATAGGAGGATATATCCTCGCTTTCCACCCGCCCTTTCTCACGAATCAACCGCTGAATAAGCTGGATATGTATTCCTATGGATCCCAGGGGATTTTTAATCTCATGGGCCACCCCGGCCGTGAGGGTGGTTAAGCTTGCCAGACTTTCAGCCCGGCGTAATTTTGCCTCCCTCCAGCGTTTCTCTGAGATATCTTCGATGTGCAAGATACTTCCTTGAACACGCCCGGCATGAACCAGGGGTAAAATGCTAAGACTGAGGATTTTTGTTGCTCCGCCACTCGACAGGGTAAACTCCCGGTCGCTGACGGTCTCCTGATCCTCAAGATTGATCTGTATAAACCTACTGATATCCGCATCATCGATTATGTCCCAAATGATCTTCTCATACACCTCTGTTCCGGTAAGAGGAAGCAGCCGTTCGGCTGACTTATTACAGACCATGACCCGGTTATTCTGATCGGCAGCAATCACACCATCGGTCATACTATCTAGAACAATCTCAAGACTCTCGTTTTCCCGGGCCAGATCACGGATAAGGCTGTAGATCTGCTGCGAATCGAGCTTCGGCAGCTTATGGAGCGCCCGCTGAATGAACTTACGCATCCTTTAGAATCCCCCCAAAAAATATCTGCTCAAACACCGTCTCCGGACCAATGTTATAACCCTCCAGGCGCTGGTACTGTAGATCGATACGCTGAAGCATTGCCTGGTACCATTCCGGTGAATGGGGTTGCTCTCCCTGGGGTGATGCCAGACAGTTGCGGAATAACCCGCCGGTTTCCTGCAGCACATGACGTACCGCCTCGCGCCGGCTCTGGGGCGGCAGGGCTGTAAATGCAGTCACGAAGGAACGAAGGCGCAGGTAGGCTCCCTCCCCGCCATTTTGTACCAGATCAAACAGGGTTTGCGCGGCTTCCGTAACAGAGAGCTCATCCCCGGTACGTATCCCCAAGAAGACATCCCGGAGACCAGCGTACTCCGACCCTTGTATTCGGAAAATTCGGTTCAGAACCTCCTGCTCGGTCTTCTGACTTCGTTGGGGAAAGGTATATACCCGCAATCGCGATCGTAGAGTTGGCATTAGTCCCGTCAGACGGGTTGTGGTTAAAATGAAGTTGGTTTTTGTCGGGGGCTCTTCCAAAATCTTCAATAGGCTATTGGACGCTGCATCATTTAGCCGTTCGGCGTTCTCGATAATGATTGTTTTGCGTGAATCTCCTCCGGAAATGTGGGTCCATGCCGTCAACCGGCGGATCATATTCACCGTTGCACCATCTGCGGGTAATAGTTGGAGCAGTTTATCGGTTTCACCGTACAGCTTCTCCAAAATCCCCGCTCGCTCCTTCTCCCCCGTCCCGGGTCTTCCCGGCTGTAGGGGATCCAAGGATTCTTCGATCTCGTCGATAATCCGGGATGCCTTACCCAGCTTCTGATCTTCACCTTCCCATAGAAGGGGTTCAAACCGGTTCGTGAGCTTCCGTACCGCCCGTAGGAAGAGATACCGGTTACCTTCTCGATCGTCTCCGGACAGGGATTTTCCGCACAGTCGTATTTCATCCGCAAAATACCGGTGACCGAGCATGAGGGTGTAGGGGCTCATAAGCACCCTGTGTTGCCTGCAGGAGAGGCAGGAACAATTCCACGGAGCGTTTTTTTGTGTGCACGAGAGGCTTCTGGCAAGCTCCAGGGCTGTGCTTAATTTCCCGGCATACTCGGGGCCGTTGAACAGCACCGCACCGGGTAATGCCTGGGTTCCAACATCTTCCATGATCCGGGTAACCACCGCCTCCTGGCCGAGGATGTTTTCAAACATCCACTCCCCCCGATTCTCCGGTGAGTCCTCCATTCAGCACCGCGGCTGCATAGGGGAAAAAGGGAGAGAGCAATCCGTAAATAACACTTTCCTCAAGAATTTGCTGAACTTCAAAAAAAGGCTGAATCTGCATGATAAAAAGCAGGATAAAGCAAAGCAATATGCCCTCAATTAAACCGAGAAATAATCCCAAGGCCTTGTCCAGATTTTGCAGATTCACCCGCTCAATGAGACCGTTCAATCCTGCCTCAAAGAGTTTAAGCACAAGGTACACTAATACAAAAATACCGAGGAA harbors:
- a CDS encoding two-component system sensor histidine kinase NtrB, translating into MRKFIQRALHKLPKLDSQQIYSLIRDLARENESLEIVLDSMTDGVIAADQNNRVMVCNKSAERLLPLTGTEVYEKIIWDIIDDADISRFIQINLEDQETVSDREFTLSSGGATKILSLSILPLVHAGRVQGSILHIEDISEKRWREAKLRRAESLASLTTLTAGVAHEIKNPLGSIGIHIQLIQRLIREKGRVESEDISSYLDVINEEVERLNKIVVDFLFAVRPMDMSLSEGCLNCLIQDLLKFMQYELEQTGIQVKAELEDGLSHILMDEKFMKQAILNMVKNAMNAMPDGGTLVLSTQKKGDEVILRISDDGIGMSQEVMEKIFEPYFTTKDFGSGIGLTLVYKIIKEHHGEITVMSKEGRGTTFTISFPVPQKEPHLLGNETDEPEWEVADEV
- a CDS encoding CvpA family protein; amino-acid sequence: MNFNITTLDVVLLIITGLAGIRAVFRGFVKELMSVGAVILGILLAMIFSGVAAVFLEQWLGQSVWTQVASFLGIFVLVYLVLKLFEAGLNGLIERVNLQNLDKALGLFLGLIEGILLCFILLFIMQIQPFFEVQQILEESVIYGLLSPFFPYAAAVLNGGLTGESGGVDV